CTAATAGTTCAGAAGAATCTCAGGTTTTAAATACACCAGAGAAACTTTGGATGGAATTGATATCCTAAATGGATAGCAAGATCTTGCTTCttttgaaaatattttcctaGTGCAATAGttattttaattgtttttatATTTGAGAATACTCTGAAGCCATATGACATGCTAATATCTTCTCAAATGGTCTGTGTGGACAACTGAAGGAAGAATCAATTGTGGAGTATGTGCCCCCAAgatcaaagaggaaaaaataactaGAGAGTACTTCTGAGTAGCTATGTGTTTGTATTTTGTAACAAGGATGCTCTTTAAGTTGTACTGGAAGTGGTTGTTGCTACCTGTTGAACAAGGAGGGTGATAGGTCATATTTTGCTTGGTAAACCAAAAGTGTGATTTAATTGCTTGCAGAAAAGCTTTATTACTGATAACTCTAATCCTCAAACCTGATGTTGGATGCTTTTTATGAAAGAATGATGAATAAAGTgagatcctttttttttccatacaaaACAGCAATTTGTAGCTACTGGTGAAAAATGAGTCATTCAAGAGACTACCACTGTTTCAGTAGGCTGGTAAATACAACACAGAAAAAGGCTCAGCTTCCCTCAGCTATCTCGACTCTGAAAATTCCTCTCCTAACCCCAGAGGAATTATTCATGCTAATCACTTGGTTACAGTGTACTCCTCACAGCCTTTCAGTGACCTTGCCTAACGAGGCCCTGCAAGACAGGAAGGAACAAAGAGAAATTCTGAAGCAGCAAGGGCAAAGGTGGTGTTGCCCAAGGGTTTTTAATGTCTTCCTTTTTGTAGCATCTACATCTAGCTCCCATACCCAAAGGAGATTTTTACTCAATATTAGATCTTGCTTTGCTATATTTTCCCCATACTGCTTTCTTTGTTCACACTTCACCGAATGCACTTCAGCAAACTGCTTCCAGTTATTGTCAGAAAAAGTATCTGTAATCCTAATGTGATTATAGCCTCAGTTTTGGCATCAATACTATATAaataatttaaaacaaacaaacaaagtccAGTAGGAATATGTTAACCAATCTGTTGGCTTCTTGTGTCACTGCACTTTCCTGTCCCTTTTTAAAAAGCATCTTTTATCATTACATCTGGTTTGGGGAGTAttctttgttgggttttggacACTCAATGATGAATCTAATCTGGAAGCCATGTCTTCTGGCAGGTAAatttgaagaaaaagaagataaagTTCCAAAGCTGGAGTACTTAAATAACCTGGCATACATGTACAACATGAATGTGGTATTGAACAAGAAAGATTTGCTTAGAATGGAGATGCTGCTTTTAGAAAACTTCAACTGGAATCTGTGTCTACCAACACCAGCACACTATATTGACTACTACCTCTATGTGTCCATTGGTGAGAATGACCTTCACAATGGCTGGCCCATCACTTCACTGACCAAAATCAAGGATTTTCTGCAGAAATATGCATATTATTTCCTTGATTTCTCAGTGCAAGGTAAGAGTCTTAGTTTATGCTCAAATGATCTGTCATTTGGCAAAAGGAGGAAATCTGAAAGAGGTAAGGGCTTTGAAACTTGTCATTATATGGATTGTACAAAATTATCTGTGCAGAATGGTTTCTCTTTGCAGTTATTTCAGGTGGGAAATGCTATGAGGCTCTTCCTTGTGCATAAGCCTCTCGTCTCTTTTCAGAAATCTCtagtggagattttttttttcttgttcagtTTGGAATGCTAAGTGGTGAGACCGATGGTAGTTCAGAATACCCCATTTGTGGCAGTTATGACACTCTATGCAATTCAGTGTATACTTTTTTTCAATAGTAGTTTTCAGAAGGTCCTGTCCTGCAAGACATATTAAGAGTGATGGGGCTTTTAATGGTTTTCTTTACAGCATTGCTTCCAATACCTGCCCATATGAGAGGCAGTGAACTGCTGCACCCTCACAAGCCAGGTTCAGCATTAATATACCTAACTCTGGTTCAGTTGAGACCAGTGTACAAATTTCAGCCTAGTCTATTTCACTGGTTTTTCTGTAATGAAAGAAACTACTGTGAAGCCTTGATAGTAATTACGCAAGAGTAAGACTGAGATCTTCAGGAAAGCTTCATCCATTTTTGAGAGACTTTCTGGTCTTGAGTTAATAATCTGAAATGTGTGGAACAAAGTTGTGGACTCAACTTTTTTCCATGCTTTGCCATGTATACACATAGGCTCACTGTAGTGATTAGTAAGAGTATAATTCTTGTTTCTGTTTGCTCTTTTGCAGATCATACCTTTCTCCATTTTCGTCCATCTCTGATTGCTGCAGCTTGTGTGTGTGCCTCACGTATGTGTATGCAGATTTCTCCTGTCTGGACAACACAGCTGGAATTGCTAACGTGTTATTCCTGGGAACATCTTGCCCAATGCATTGAAATGATGCTCATGTAAGATTTGAAAGAAACCAACCTGCTTGTGCTCTTAGAAAGATGTTAATACTCTTTTTTAAAGTAATCATTTGGCTAGATTTAAGATATCACAAAACGACATCAGTAATCTGCATCTTCAGTTTGGGGAGAGGAAtaacaaagaaattaaaaaacagTTCACTTTGAATATTGTATTTTAGCAATATTTGCAATGCAGAATGGAGGGCATAATTTGGTGTTCAGTATGTTTTCTTGTACTAGCTGTTTGTGTGATAAGATGGGAGCCTTTACACGTGGTTGATAAAAGCCTTTTTCCCTTTGTCCTCTTATTGTATCTGCAAAATACTTGGTGCAGACACCAGTGTATCTCTGACTTCAAGAATACAGTATGGAGACATTTCAGAactactctttttttcccaataaAAGACATGCCAGGTCTAGTGTGTAAACACATACAGTCTTAGTAGAAAATCAGAAAAGTTTAATTGGTTAATGATTTAGGTTAGGAGTGATGCTGGACTTTCTGAAGTTCTACTTAAAGCAGGGCCAACTTAAGGTAAATCAGAATGCTTGGCATGCTGTCAAGCTTTGGCTGTCTCCAGTATTTCATGCTTATAATCTCTCTGGACAACTTGATCCAGTGCTTCTTCATTCTCATGGTTATCAAAAGTGTGAAaaagtttcttcctaatatctaacggAAATTTACTCCGTAAATGGCTGTTTTAGAATGGTTCTGTGTTAGGTACTTAACTTTCCAAAATCATACTTGCGATGGAAAATGATCTATTAACTTGTTGTTAGTGTATGAAGACTGCGGCAGGATCACTGGAAATTAATTGTGAAAGCAACTGAGGATTCTCATATACAGCTAAGGCCAAACTGCTGATGATATAGTCTGACTGGTGAAAACTTTGGGATAGAAGCAAGCACTGTGAACTGCTCTGTTTTGATAGATCTTACTTATTTGTTTCAGATATTATGAGAATGACATCAAAGAAGCCAGTAACATAAAAAAGCAAGCAACAATTCAACATCAAGAACAGGAAGCAGTGGGAAATCTGAGCCATCAAGTCACTACTCAAGTGCTCTTCCAGCAATCCACTTATCACCCTTTAGCCCAGCATTCAGCTACGCTTTCCCAGTTCCAGTCACCAGTGCAAGATTTGTGCTCTGCATACCGTGACTCCTTACAGGCCCACAGGCACAGTGGTCTCCTTGCTGGGAGTGCTGACAGCTCAGTGCACTCCTGTGCAGCAATTCAGGCCAGCCTTCGGCCACCTGCCCAGACACTGCCCATCCAAATGCCCATTGCTGTACAGGTGGCATTAGGAACAGAGGCCAGACATTGCATTTCCACACCTTATGGCAGCAGTTTCTTCAGTGGTCATCACTCATATGCAGCTGGATGTTTAGATGGATAAATGTTGACAGGAgaaaaactacctgaagggaggttggagcgaggaggaggctagcctcttctccttgacaACACGCGACagaactagaggaaatggttacaagctgtgccaggggaggtttaggttggatactaAGAAATCCTCTTTCATCAAAAGGAttctcagacattggaatggtctgcccagggcagtggtggagtcaccatccctgggggccTTCAAGTGGCAAGGGGACCTGGCgcttagggacatgatttagtgttgaccctccagtgctgcatcaaaggttggactggatgatcttgaaggtctgttccaaccagaTCTATTCTGTGAAATTGAAGAAGAGACTCTGCACATGATACAATGTGTGTATCCGAATGAAAATCACAAAGGAGCAGGATCCTCATGACTGCCTCATTCAGAGGAGGTTGATCTGTATCCACTGATCCCTGGAACCTGGGTGCCTTCCTGCCAAAGGCTGTGCCTTTGACTCTTAATGAGAGAAATAGAAATTTATGAATATACCTCACTTAATGTCACTTTGAGAGGCATCTGCATAGAAACTCTGTGGAGATTACTGCCTGTTAGTCCTATGAGTGACTTGTCAGAGATGGCTGAAAGACTCTGTTGAAGAGTAATTTCAGGTTGGAGCAGTTCTTGAATCTCTGGCCAAGTAGCAATGTAcctaggggatgctgctggaaaaAAGAGTGCTCTTCTCTCCAGGGATGTGTCACTGGAACAGCAGCAGTTTATACTACTGGAAGCCTCTACTGAAATACACTGAACTTGGTGCCTACTAAATGTGAGCTTCATTAACTTGGAAATCTATGTGTAGAACACTTCCCATTTTCGGGGGGCAGGACTTTAGAATAaaagttaaaaacaaacaccacaggCCAGAAGACTATCAATTCATTTTGGGCTTGAAGTTCTCTTGGAATTTAAACGTGGTGCTGCTCAAGAGAACATCACTCTACATTCAAGTATTGTAGAAAGAGAAACGAAACTTTAACCAACTCTTAGATCTTTgatgagctgctgcttttgagactggagattattGTTAGTTAAATTGTTCATAAGCTTTGTCAGGGATGTCATGTTACTTGAAGAAAATGTCTTGGTTCATTGCCTTCAGTTAGTTAATCTTTTTTGGCAGAATGACTTGTGGCAGTAGTTCAGGTTCAGGGCAGAGGAACTGTTGTTAATGGGAGCAAAGATAGGGAACTGGTTAACTATACTGTGAAATTGATTGCCAATTTAGTTTttagaagaagagaagactccaggggagcCTTATAGCTGCCATctagtacctgaaaggatcctacaggaaggctggagagggacttttcttcTGGGTGTCTAGTGACAAGataaaggggaatggtttgaagctgagggacagtagtttcagactggatcttaggaagaagttcttcagtacaagggtggtgagactgcaatagactgcccagggaggttgtgaatgcctcctccctgagggtgttcagtgccaggctgggtgagacctTTAGCAGCCAAGTTAAGtggagaggtgttcctgcccatggcggggaggttggagtagatgatctctaaaggtcccttccaacctaagccattctgtgatcatcttaTCATGATTACATTGGAAAACATAGCTGGGAAATTGATGATCCTGttgcttctttgcagtgagacacACACCTACTGTCTCATATCCAAAGGTTTCTTCCTCAACTGAAACCAGGGATgatcaaaaaaacccacactgtACAGACTTTGTTTTTATGTTAATGTAAGGATTCACTAGAAATGGACTTCTGCAGATGTGAAACTTTATTCTGATATATGCAACCACTCTTGTCAACTTGTTTGAAGGCAGTGTTCTCGGTTTGTCTTTTCTCTCAGGTTCTCAGGATAGCAATATGAGTAATGTGCAATATGCTTTTTTTACTGACTTTGGGGCATTTCAAGTCATGTGTTACAGTGCTGgtttaaattatatttttagaAAACtgttttcagggttttttttggggtggaggggaaaaaaaaaactaaccaGCATGCTAATGCGTGTTTCTGTAACTGTTTTCTGAGAATACAACTTATACTATCAAGTGGATAATTTCTTCCATTCTGCAAGATAATGGAattttcttgtatttttttttaaatgcaaaatgTAAATGAAGAGAATCCTCTTCAGAAATTAGTCTAGAAATTGGAAGAGTTCAGTTCATCTTTCATTCTGTTGGCTTTGTATTTATATTAAACTTTATTTTCAGAAGGCTTTAGTGtatctgttggggtttttttttgtcatttgaCAGACATAAACATAACACATGGCAGCACTGTGTGCAGATTTGAAGTTGTTttttgtcacccttacagtTTGGACTTTGGACTTACATTGTGCTTCATTGTGAAAATTCTTGTTCAGGTCCCAGTGAAAGTTTCCAATGAACAAGCACGCAGCTGAAAtacccttttttcttttccttgtttgGTGTTTCTCCTTAGCTTTTAAGAGCCAGCAAAGAATATGGGTCTGTATCTTAAAAGTACTTGATCTGAGCACTCATAATGTTTCACAGAACAGAGGAGTGGTAGGACAAACATGATGGAAAGGCCTTGCCAAATAATACATTTGGAAGGATTGTGGAGATCAGGAattttgccactgtgtgagaaagggagaaaatgtGCAGAGACGAGGTAGGGACGTAACACAAGAACAGATTGTTCTAGCTCCCACAGCCAGTGTGTTGCAGGAGTGTCACCTTACCTGAGCACATTGTAAAGCTGAATAGGAAAACGTAATTGTTTGTTCAATCTTTCTTTCGGTGACTGTCTCTTCTAAGCAGGAATTGTCTGTGAACTTCCAGATTCTGCTTGTGCCATCAACTTCATGAGTAGAGCTGGGGCAAATTAATGTTCAACAGCAGGCTCTGAAAGGAAGATTTATGAGAATTGAAGTTGGCCCAATACTGCTTCTATTGATAACTCTGTCCAGAATGTTTTAAGTGTTGGTGGCATTTCCACACATTTAATATCTAGACAAATAGCTTTTTTTACTGGActgtaattattttcttttgtgaAAACATATCCTCCTTAGGAGAAGTGACTGTAGAAGAGTTCAGCCAGCATAAAGATAGTTTTCTGAAGACTTTGTGCCACAAATACTtgtggagggagctgcagaggcacaTACAAAGCTGAGTGAATTTGTAAACAAACAGATACAAGATTTCCCACCCTGTGCTTCTGCTGTTTGATGCTGTCAGTTGTAGCACAGTCATAGATCAGAATTTTTACATGCCCATTATATGCATTTCCCTGGCTGAGAGGAAAGCTGCTGCAAAAGCAAATGCTTGGCGCTTGCAAAGTTGTCAAAGCCACTATTTGATTCTGTTGTTACAGCAAGTTTTACATACTGAGTGAACAGTTAATATAATGCCCTTTAAtcagtggaagccccatccctggaggtttttaaggcatGGCTGGATGGAGCCCTGAgcgacctgatctagtgtgaggtgtccctgcccatagcagtggggttggagctagatgatccttgaggtcccttccagccctgacaattctatgataatcACCTCCTCAGTGAAGTGTGCAGGTGTTGCTTAAACTTTAGCTttagggttattttttttctgagaagtCTAGATACTAGCAAATGGGGGCAAATACTctgtgtttagtctggagaaggctgagaggggattttatcAATGCcctctgaagggtggctgtcaggaggatggagtcagtCTCTTTTTAGTGAtaccttgtgataggacaagggctgaCAGATGTAAATTCAATCACAGAAAATTTCATCTCAGCATGAAAAAAAACTTTTCTGACTGTGAAGGTAGCAGAACACAGGCAGCttaaagaggttgtggagtctcctcctccagagagcttcaaaacctgcttggatatgttcctgtgtgacctgccctaaatggtcctgctttgcagggagatagattctatgatctctggaggtcccttccaagccttagcattctatgatactctcTTCAAGAAAGCAAGTTTTCACATATACTATGTATAAATAACAGGATTGcattgagagaagaggatgACACCTTTTCCTACAAGAGTCCATCTGTAAAACCTTAAGTGTCTTCTAAGAATTTTGATCAAGAGGAGATGTTAAGAATGAGAAAACCATGGCAACAGTATGAAGATATATCTTGAGACTGATAAAATGGATTTCAAACTCCTGaatttctgccctccaaccaGCAACAGGGTTAAAAGACTTCCATCAAGTCTTGCATCTGGATACATGTTTTGGGCATTGTCCTATTCTCTAGACAGAAGCTGAATAGAGAGAGCTTCTAGTAAGTAGGTGGTTGACAACACTTGAATATGCCAAGAGTGTATCATACTTAGATTGTACAGCATCACTACATGCTTTGTTGCATCTGTTCTTTGCATTTCGATTTTCTTAGTGTTTGTCAGATCTTTAGGAATGGGGCAAGCCTTTAATTACTTTGAAAAACAACTGTGTTTATAATACAAAgacaaagagaggaaaagacaaTCAACActctattttatttatttgtattaTTTTCAgtcagaagagactgactttACTGTCTTAAGCAATCTTTTTGCTGGTCCTTTTGTAGACTACACCAGAAGAAGTAGAAATCTGCAATaaagaacaaggggaaaaaaaaacgaTTGAATGGTGTAATTAAGAGTTTCAGAGTCACAAATGAAAGACCTGCTCACTGGCTATCCTTTGCAGCAGAAGCAACATTTACCCTTTAGTAGAAGATGTATCTAGAAAGTAAGCTGATTGTCCTTGTGAAGTCTGAAATGCACAAAAATACTCCTACACAAAAAGCACAGTTTCTAAAAAGGAGTTTAAGGATACCTTAAATGGATCCTGTGTTAAACATGGCTTCAACAACAACTCTTAGATATCAGGAGGAGAAGGGCAAGTGAAAGAATTGTTGTCCAAAAGCAGTGATTGACATTTATTACTTTCATTGAGGATGAGTGTCCTTTCTTGATTCACAGAGTAACATAACTTCTGGTTAGTCTCTGCTGAAGACACACTCAGACATAtgactgatgacgaagaaaaggctgaggtcctgaatgccttctttgcctcagttttcaacagtaaggagggaggaggaggcaagtggcctcttgaactgggggatgcagtggttagaccacaccctgagtattgtgttcagttctgggccccccagtttaggagggacaccgaaacgcttgagcgtgtccagagaagggcgacgaggctggtgagagacctcgagcacagccctacgaggagaggctgagggagctgggattgtttagcctggagaagaggaggctcaggggggaccttattgctgtctacaactacctgaggggtggttgtggccagcaccagaacgagaggacacagcctcaggctgtgccaggggagatttaggctcgaggtgaggagaaagttcttcactgagagagtcattggacactggaatgggctgcccggggaggtggtggagtcgctgtccttggggctgttcaaggcaagattggatgtggcacttggtgccatggtctagccttgagctctatggtaaagggttggacttgatgatctgtgaggtctcttccaaccctgataatactgtgatactgtgactgtcaTAAGTTAATTCAGGAGAATTTTCTGAGAATCAGAAATTGTCACATTTGACAATCCTATCTGTTTTAGAAGTTTGACTGTAAGGATTGCAGTTTCAGTAATCTTCCAAAGCTATGTTGCTATTTTGTTGAAAGATTAGGAAACTAATTGAAATCCACcctcttttgtgttttgttttggtttttccttCAGTAAGACTAAAGAAATAGGGTTCTACAGAAATtctgtgaggagctgcagctaaATAGTTTTCTAACAATGAAAGAAAGTTAATAACTCAATAGAAACATTTAAGTAATAGGTAAAAAAGAAATCTATGCATAATTTTCTATTCTTGAGACACAGGCACAATGAATATTGTCAAAACCATAATAGCTTAGGAGTATTTCAGTCTGAACATAGCAGACTCACCACtataaagctgtgtttgtgccTAAGATGCAAGATCTACATTTCAAGTTTATCCAAATATATGACGAAAGTTTGTCCATTCAATTTTTGCATTAAACCTACATGAAATTGTAGATAATTATCTAAAGTGGACTTGAAAATTATTTAATAGTATTGCTTTACCTTAGATGAAGATTGTTTTCTAAACTCAAAATTTTAAGCCTGCTGCTCTTAGgatgttttggttgtttgaaGTAACTTGAACGTTTGACAACTCACCTCTACTAGCTTCCCTCCAGAAATCTCCGCAGTATGACGATAGTTGGGAAACTCAGCTACTATTTTCCCTCCTTCCATTTTAACTGTTGCCTGTAACACAGAAATATTTAAATGTTGCCTGGGATTACTGGCATTTATATTATGAGATACACTGTAAACATCTGTATACTTGATGCTTTACTTTAAAAAGGTCAAAGTCACATATGACACATTCATCTTTATGAACAAGACTAAAATCCCTGTGCTTCGGTTCTTATAGGTTCACAATTTAAACAGGAAAATGCTCACCTAACAATACATGCAAGTTTCATATCTACACAGTGTTTATTCATAGCTCTAAAAGAGATGTGACTAAAAACTATGCTTCTCATTCAGTCCTCAATGTTTTCTGTGGTACTCTTGTACTGACAGTCAGAAAGGCATGATTGTGTGGGTTAATTTTGAACTGTCACTCTCAGATATTAATAACCTGGGGATAAGTGATGTGAACCTCTACCCAAATGGTCCTGTCCCTTTAAATAGATGAGAAAAGTATAAAATAAGTAAAAGAACCATTTTATGGCAGGTCTTGAATACGGATTTTGACTATGATACAAGCAGATCAGTGTTGTGTATTCTGTCTCACTAGAGGCTGATTAAGTTGCTCTGTACTTCTAATAGGAAGGAGGATACAGagactttcccccccccccttaattTTACACAGCTTTTTGTTTAAGGCACAGGTGACCACAAAAGGTGAGCACTGCTGACAGGCATGGGAAGAGCTAAGAaccacagcactcctctctgAGCGTGCTGCAGTTGCTGTATGGTGCTGGACAATGACACATCTGCCAACCAGCTCTTTAAAGTTTTAATGAGCATTATGTTTGCCTGAGCTGTGATACCAGTAGATGCTTGACACTCTGCCCTCACTCTTTATTAAACCACACAATTTCAAAGCTTTAGCTCTCTTTAAAATCAAAATTAGATATTTTGCTAGAAAGAAGAAATAGGGGGAGAGTGTTTCTAAACTACAACAGATGAAAAAAACACAATTTAAGGAAGTGTCTCTGAGGCTGACTTGATTTTCACTCTAAACTAAAAAGCAACTAAGACAGTGTAAAACTTAAAAGCTAAATTAACTTACCTTGAACCTTTTACCACCCATTGTCTCCATGTCTGCTTCCTTGTCAATTGTGAATGCGTTGGTTGTGGTGCGGCCTCCCgggaaatgctgtgtccaggtgaAGTCATTTCCATTCTGCACCACTTCAGTGACTATTTTGCAATTCCTTCCCAATTCAATCTTGTCACTGGAGAGACCTTAACCCACAGAAATATACAGTTTTTAAAAACTAGCAGCCCACCAACTGTATTTTAGTTGAAACATGCCAATTGTATGTTTGCTCTCAGACACTGATATCTGACTTAgtgaatttatttattttgtttataTTTTAACAGCAGCATCAAAGCTTCAGGTTTAAATTACTGGTGTAAAAGCAGATACAGGTATATCAGTGCATTTTCTaaaataagcttttttttttcctgtgaaagaATACACAGAATAAATGTATAGATATAAACTACAGATAAGTATTTCCTTCTACTTAAACTACATACACGGATGCAAGGAATGCAATGTGTATGaacttctgcctttgctctaTAGCTGCACATACCTATTTACTATTGCTTTTTGAATGAATAATCACAAGCACTGAATTTATGTGTACAGATCATGATGTCCCTAAGAGCTTTTATAGGATAATCTCTGAAACAGGTCTTTTGAAAGTGTTCACAGAATCCTGCTCCTGTGTAAGAACTTAACATGCATTTCCACACTAAATTTATACTCCTACCAATGAATactaaggaaagaaaaagaaaccttcACAATCATCATACTAGAAACATTTTAGCCCTTCATTGTGCTGCTACTGAAAAGGAATACTGCTTCTGTCGAACAGGACTATTTCCTGTGGCTGACAGTGCTTCTTAGAATGAAAACTGAATGTCCTTGCTGAAGTGCAGAGCACTTCTACCAGTCTTTGTCCCTGTTCATTTCAGCATGTTTCAGCAAAAaccatctttaaaaaaaaaacaaactttaaCCCAATTTACATCCTTTAAGACTCACACCCCAAGATATACTTACCAATCTTCTTCACAAATTCATCATAGTTCTCATCACTTTCGAACTCGTATTTGCCTGCGAATGCCATGTTGCCCTGGTGATGTGGCTGGTAGAGCAAAATAGCAGCTGGAACAAAGAAGAATGGATAAGTGCAGATGGCTTGAGGCCCTCGTTTTTATAAACCAGCCCAAGCTGTTCAGCCCACCTATACCCACACCCCttgaaaatatatttttatgaCCTATGTGAGTCACTGGCATGAATGCCATTGACCTGTATGGAAATCACGGCTATAATTCAATTATACATCCTGGACAATAATCTGGAGATCAGCAGAAATCAAGGACAAAAGCCCAGTTTTCATTTGAGTGCATATTTAAGCAAAATGACACATTTTACTTTCAAGAGTTCATTGATTTTGCATTCAAGATGGACTAACAGTAAAATACGTTATCATGAAACAGGGTGAAAATGGCTTTGGAGTCATGTGTCAAGATCTGAGCCTTGCTGTATTTGGAAGCATATCCTGTATTAgttaaaatattaaaataaagaaacaagCTGCACAGATTCCTAAGTAATTCTGGTAGGATACAGGCAGTGACAAGATTCTGGGTAAATTACTGCACCTGTAAATGTCTTGCCTTATCTCcacagagaaaaaagaaagaattatGAAGTATTTTACACTACTTGGATGTAAAATATGTTAGGTTAGTCCATGGCACCATGTTGCCACACCTTATTTAATATCAAGAGACAAAGTGTGCTTTGTGTTGCTTAGCAAGTGTTTGCACCAAGTACAAAAAATAATACTTATTTTGGAAAAACAAACTCTGATTTCTGTGAGACAACCACATGTTACAAGTCAAACGAGTCTATTAGGTAATTTAGAAGGCACACAGGCCTATGCCTGATGAATCCACTACCACACACAGATAGCAGGGTAGGAAATTCCCAGCTGCTGTGTACTGGCATAGCTCCACTGGCTAAGGATACTGAGCAACAATTTTTAATCTGAACAGAAAGATTCCTAGGACTGATGTGAAAATGGTGCCATAGATTGGAATTCTATCTAAAGTAATAGAATTTGGAAGCAACAGAAACATCTCTTT
The window above is part of the Pogoniulus pusillus isolate bPogPus1 chromosome 22, bPogPus1.pri, whole genome shotgun sequence genome. Proteins encoded here:
- the CCNJL gene encoding cyclin-J-like protein, whose amino-acid sequence is MEEQWWKGELAADIHQTLRTKELKLPAYKAHSPQIGMRRYFIDLLTVLSNHCSLCPTARHLAIYLLDLFMDRYDITVKQLHIISFACFLLASKFEEKEDKVPKLEYLNNLAYMYNMNVVLNKKDLLRMEMLLLENFNWNLCLPTPAHYIDYYLYVSIGENDLHNGWPITSLTKIKDFLQKYAYYFLDFSVQDHTFLHFRPSLIAAACVCASRMCMQISPVWTTQLELLTCYSWEHLAQCIEMMLIYYENDIKEASNIKKQATIQHQEQEAVGNLSHQVTTQVLFQQSTYHPLAQHSATLSQFQSPVQDLCSAYRDSLQAHRHSGLLAGSADSSVHSCAAIQASLRPPAQTLPIQMPIAVQVALGTEARHCISTPYGSSFFSGHHSYAAGCLDG
- the FABP6 gene encoding gastrotropin, giving the protein MICGLKEIRFAAILLYQPHHQGNMAFAGKYEFESDENYDEFVKKIGLSSDKIELGRNCKIVTEVVQNGNDFTWTQHFPGGRTTTNAFTIDKEADMETMGGKRFKATVKMEGGKIVAEFPNYRHTAEISGGKLVEISTSSGVVYKRTSKKIA